A window of the Tunturibacter empetritectus genome harbors these coding sequences:
- a CDS encoding beta-class carbonic anhydrase: protein MSKILTEVLSANEAYANTFGAKANLALPPARGFAILTCMDARLDPAKYAGLAEGDAHVIRNAGGRASDDAIRSLVISYKLLGTKEFFVIHHTDCGMQFFTNDIIRGLLASSLETAALTPEGFKDVGHGPGSTAAEFVEFLTIKDQAESVLADVTRIRTSPLVPKSIPIYGYIYDVKSGKLIEVPAATTTGRATP, encoded by the coding sequence ATGAGCAAGATCCTCACCGAAGTCCTCTCCGCCAACGAAGCCTACGCCAACACCTTCGGCGCAAAGGCCAACCTCGCCCTCCCACCAGCCCGAGGCTTCGCCATCCTAACCTGTATGGACGCTCGCCTCGACCCTGCCAAATACGCAGGCCTGGCCGAAGGAGATGCCCACGTCATCCGCAACGCCGGCGGCCGAGCCAGCGACGACGCCATCCGCTCCCTCGTCATCAGCTACAAGCTCCTCGGCACCAAAGAGTTCTTCGTCATCCATCACACCGACTGCGGCATGCAGTTCTTCACCAACGACATCATCCGCGGCCTCCTCGCCAGCAGCCTCGAAACCGCCGCCCTCACCCCCGAAGGCTTCAAAGACGTAGGCCATGGCCCAGGCTCCACAGCGGCCGAGTTCGTCGAATTCCTCACCATCAAAGACCAGGCCGAATCAGTCCTAGCAGACGTGACCCGCATCCGCACCAGCCCCCTCGTGCCGAAGTCCATCCCCATCTACGGCTACATCTACGACGTCAAATCCGGCAAACTCATCGAAGTTCCAGCCGCCACCACAACAGGCCGCGCTACGCCATAG
- the pyrH gene encoding UMP kinase translates to MYKRVLLKISGEALAAGKGFGIDAVFIHKIAAEIAAVHALGCEIGIVVGGGNFFRGVAQQAIDMDRVAADHMGMLSTVINAIALQDAIEKLGLFCRVMSAIEMHEVAEPYIRRRAMRHLEKNRIVIFAAGTGNPFFSTDTAASLRAMEIKADILLKATSVDGIYTADPKVDDKATKFDQITYSEMLRLNLRVMDTTAVSLCRDNNMPMMVFSMRESGNIVRVVSGEKIGSLVTA, encoded by the coding sequence ATGTACAAAAGAGTCCTCCTCAAGATCTCAGGCGAAGCTCTGGCCGCAGGCAAAGGTTTTGGCATCGACGCCGTCTTCATCCACAAAATCGCCGCCGAAATCGCCGCCGTTCACGCCCTCGGCTGCGAGATCGGCATCGTCGTAGGAGGCGGAAACTTCTTCCGCGGCGTCGCCCAGCAGGCCATCGACATGGACCGCGTCGCGGCTGACCACATGGGCATGCTGTCTACAGTGATCAATGCAATCGCCCTCCAGGACGCCATCGAAAAGCTCGGCCTCTTCTGCCGCGTCATGTCCGCCATCGAGATGCACGAGGTCGCCGAACCCTACATCCGCCGCCGCGCCATGCGCCACCTCGAAAAGAACCGCATCGTCATCTTTGCCGCCGGCACCGGCAACCCCTTCTTCTCCACCGATACTGCCGCCAGCCTCCGCGCCATGGAGATCAAAGCCGACATCCTCCTCAAGGCCACCTCCGTCGACGGCATCTACACCGCCGACCCCAAAGTCGACGACAAGGCCACCAAATTCGACCAGATCACTTACAGCGAGATGCTCCGCCTCAACCTCCGCGTCATGGACACCACCGCCGTCTCCCTCTGCCGCGACAACAACATGCCCATGATGGTCTTCAGCATGCGCGAGTCCGGCAACATCGTCCGCGTCGTTAGCGGCGAAAAGATTGGCTCCCTCGTCACCGCCTGA
- a CDS encoding acyltransferase family protein, which produces MISLKRSSIPLKQDDRVNLSLLEPEIEQAPAPQPATRTTRKPPLPALTGIRTLLAIFIILFHFTPPHLGLLYPIIDNGYVFVGVFFLISGYVLTYNYADRASTLIKREFWLARFSRLYPIYLLVLLISFRMVQDEWHARSHFEFWQGIILTPLVLQGWNPSVATFWNTVAWTLSSEVVLYAAFPWLIRLPWPKKPAQLVLLIIALWVIGLIPHSLYLWLNPDHIVGPVDRYSSTQLIRFLKYTPLPYVCTFLIGVTLGKLQHALTISSRQRLLLSSVSLALVVVFFYTLVLRAPYLLMHGGLLTPVFAALVLGLSGPHAISALFSWRPLLLIGESSYCLYLLHFNVFQLIHLYHVPERLHLAALEPWLSYAILILLALAAFHFVETPARKAILSRFSRKPRPLAPASS; this is translated from the coding sequence TTGATAAGTTTGAAACGCAGCAGCATCCCACTCAAGCAGGACGACCGTGTGAACCTCAGCCTTCTGGAACCAGAGATCGAGCAAGCGCCTGCCCCGCAGCCTGCAACCAGGACCACGCGCAAGCCGCCCTTGCCGGCTCTCACCGGAATCCGCACACTCCTCGCCATCTTCATCATTCTCTTTCACTTCACCCCGCCCCACTTGGGCCTCCTCTACCCCATCATCGACAACGGCTACGTCTTCGTCGGCGTCTTCTTCCTCATCTCCGGCTACGTGCTAACCTACAACTACGCCGACCGCGCCAGCACCCTCATCAAGCGCGAGTTCTGGCTGGCCCGATTCTCCCGCCTCTACCCCATCTACCTCCTCGTCCTGCTGATCTCCTTCCGCATGGTGCAGGACGAGTGGCACGCCCGCTCCCACTTTGAGTTCTGGCAGGGAATCATCCTCACCCCTCTAGTCCTTCAGGGTTGGAACCCCTCCGTCGCCACCTTCTGGAACACCGTCGCCTGGACCCTTTCGAGCGAGGTAGTTCTCTACGCCGCCTTCCCCTGGCTCATTCGTCTGCCATGGCCCAAAAAACCGGCCCAGCTGGTTCTTCTCATCATCGCCCTCTGGGTCATCGGCCTCATCCCCCACTCCCTCTATCTCTGGCTCAACCCCGACCACATCGTAGGTCCGGTCGACCGCTATAGCTCGACCCAGCTCATCCGCTTCCTCAAGTACACCCCGCTCCCTTACGTCTGCACCTTCCTCATTGGGGTCACCCTGGGCAAACTCCAGCATGCCCTCACCATCTCCTCTCGTCAGCGCCTCCTGCTCTCGTCCGTCAGCCTGGCGCTCGTGGTTGTCTTCTTCTACACCCTCGTCCTCCGCGCGCCGTACCTCCTCATGCACGGCGGCCTCTTGACCCCTGTCTTCGCCGCCCTGGTCCTCGGCCTCAGCGGGCCTCACGCCATCTCGGCCCTCTTCTCCTGGCGCCCTCTTTTGCTCATTGGCGAGAGCAGCTACTGCCTCTACCTGCTCCACTTCAACGTCTTCCAACTCATCCACCTCTACCATGTGCCGGAGCGCCTCCACCTGGCCGCTCTCGAGCCCTGGCTCTCCTACGCAATCCTCATTCTGCTCGCTCTGGCCGCTTTTCACTTCGTAGAAACTCCCGCCCGCAAGGCCATCCTCAGCCGCTTCTCCCGTAAACCCCGCCCCCTCGCCCCAGCCTCTTCCTAG